GAGGGGCATTAGGGATAATACTTTTACTCTTAAGGATTGGTGTTTTTGAATCCGGGATGTTTCATGCCATGACAAAAAAGGAGGTCTCCAAAGGGAATTTTATGATGCTGTTCTCAGACCGGAAACGTTTCTTTAAATACCTGAATTGTATACTGATAGCCGTTCCGCTTTGGTTCGTGGTAGGGATACTGATAGGTATAGCGCCCGACTTTGGTAAGGCCCTGAACGCCAGGGATGCACTAGACAATGGCAAGGGCGTGATGTTTGCCTACATCGGCATTTCGCTGGGGGATTTCCTGACCGGCGCATTGAGCCAGGTATTTAAAACCCGAAAGAAGATCGTTTTCGTTTTTTTAACGCTTACTTTTTGCACTATGCTTTTTTATCTGTTCAATACAGGCTGGACAGCTTCGGGCTTTTATACGCTATGCCTGCTGTTCGGAATTTTTACAGGGTATTGGGTAGTATTCGTGACCATGGCTGCAGAGCAGTTTGGTACCAATTTAAGGGCCACGGTAACCACGAGTGCCCCAAATATGGTGAGAGGTTCTTTGATCCTGGTTACCCTATTGTTTCAGTGGCTGCTGGGCAGTATGGGGATCATTAAAGCGGCCTTATGCGTTGGCATAATTACCGTGGGCCTGGCTTATATTGCCCTCTATAACCTGGATGAAACCTATGGACGCGATCTTGATTTCATTGAAGAATAGTGTCAAAACAATGTACTATCTGTAAATTTAGCAGACCTTGACCTTTTATTAAGGTTAACTTTGAGCTTAGTTTTACTGAAATGGTGTTTAAAGATAAAGTAGTAGCGGCCTATCAGAAGATCCAGGACGAGATTTGTACCAGTCTGGAGCTTGCCGATGGAAAGGCAAAGTTTGAGCAGGAGATCTGGAACAGGGAAGGTGGAGGCGGTGGAAGAACCCGCATCATGCAGCATGGGGATGTGATTGAAAAAGGAGGGGTTAATTTTTCAGCAGTGCACGGAAAATTACCTGATCCGATTAAAAAAGCCTTTAAGGTAGAGAGCGATGAGTTTTTTGCAACAGGTGTATCGATTGTCATGCACCCTTCAAACCCGTTTGTACCCATCATTCACATGAATATCCGTTATTTCGAAATGGATGAACACACCAGGTGGTTTGGGGGTGGGATAGACTTAACCCCACATTACATCATTGATACAGACGCCCGTTTTTTTCACCACCTTTTAAAGCAGACCTGCGATAAATTTGATCCCGAATTTTATACCAGGTTTAAAACGAATGCAGACGATTATTTCTTTATCAAACACAGAGAAGAAACCAGGGGAGTTGGAGGCATATTTTACGACCGGTTAAAACCCGAAAATACAGGCTTATCTTTTGAACAATTGCTCGATTATTCCATTGCTGTCGGAAATACCTTTATTCCTGCCTATACAGAACTGATTGAAAGAAACAGGGATAAGGAATTTACGGCCCAGCAGCAGGAATGGCAATACCTGCGCAGGAGCAGATATGCTGAGTTTAACCTGGTTTACGATGCAGGTACCAAGTTTGGCCTTGAAACCAACGGACGCATAGAATCTATACTGATGAGCCTGCCGCCAATGGCCAAATGGACATACAATTACCAGCCTGTTTCGGGCAGTGAAGAGTCGTACACTTTAAGCAAACTAAAAAAGGGAATTACATGGGCATAAATGCCTGATAAATGCCGGATTTATAGGTTAAAATTTTTCCACAATGCGCCTTTATGGCGCATTTTTTATTAGATTCGCAAGGTTATAAGAATACCACATTTAAAGCGTTCTTAAGGAACATTAAGATTTATGGCAGAAGATTTAGAAAATCAGGAAAACGACAAAATAATTAGAATCGATATTGACGAGCAGATGCGGTCCGCGTACATCGATTATTCGATGTCGGTTATCGTATCGAGGGCTCTGCCCGATGTTCGGGATGGTTTAAAACCGGTTCACCGCCGTGTTTTATACGGAATGCTCGATCTGGGATTAACAAACAACAAACCATATAAAAAGTCAGCACGTATTGTTGGAGAGGTACTGGGTAAGTACCACCCGCATGGTGATGCATCGGTATACAACACCATGGTAAGGATGGCCCAGGAATGGAGCCTGCGTTACCTGATGGTAGAAGGACAGGGTAACTACGGTTCAATTGACGGTGACTTTCCGGCGGCAATGCGTTATACAGAGGCCCGTTTCCAGAAAATAGCCGAAGAGATGCTGGCCGATATCAATAAAGACACGGTTGATTTCCAGTTAAACTTCGATGATTCACTGGAAGAACCAACTGTTCTTCCCTCAAAAGTGCCCAACCTGCTCATCAATGGTTCATCTGGTATTGCTGTAGGTATGGCAACAAACATGCCTCCGCACAACATTACTGAAACCATTAACGCCACCATAGCCTATATTGAGAACAATGAGGTTACGGTTGCTGAACTGATGAAACACATTAAAGCTCCGGATTTTCCTACAGGAGCCATTATTTATGGCTATACAGGCGTACAGGAAGCATTTGAAACTGGCAGAGGCCGTATTGTCATGCGTGCCAAAGCTGAAATTGAAGCTTCAAAAGACCGTGAAACCATTATTGTAACAGAAATACCTTATCAGGTAAATAAGGCCCAGATGATTGAGCGTACAGCTGAATTGATTGGCGAGAAAAAAATTGAAGGTATTTCCAACATTAAAGATGAGTCCAATAAAGATGGTATCCGCATTGTTTATGAAATAAAACGAGATGCAAATGCCTCTATTGTTTTGAATAACCTGTTTAAGCAAACCGCTTTACAGACTTCATTTAGTGTAAACAATATCGCCCTTGTTAAGGGCAGGCCACAGTTATTGAACCTGAAAGACCTGATCCACTATTTTGTGGAGCACAGGCACGAGGTGGTGATCCGCAGGACCAAGTTTGAACTTGCTGAAGCCAAGAAACGTGCCCATATCCTTGAGGGTTTACTGATTGCATTGGATCACCTTGATGAAGTAATTCAGCTGATCCGTAGTTCAGATACCCCTGAAGATGCCAGGACAGGCTTAATGGAGAAATTTGGTCTGACTGACATTCAGGCCCGGGCCATTCTTGATATGACCCTGCGCAGGTTAACAGGTCTGGAACGTGATAAGATCAAAGAAGAGTACAACGAATTGATGAAAACCATCGAATACTTACAGTCAATTTTAGATGATGAAGGAAAACGTATGCAGATCATCAAGGACGAGCTGACTGAAATGAAGGAGAAATATGGTGATGAACGCAGAACCTCCATTGTACATTCTGCGGAAGACATGAGTATGGAAGACTTCATCGAGGATGAGGAAGTTGTCATTACCATTTCTCATGAAGGCTACATCAAACGTACCCCTGCTACGGAGTATCGTACACAGGGACGTGGCGGAAAAGGATCAAAAGGCAGCGACTCCAGGAATGAGGACTTTATTGAGCACCTGCTTATTGCCTCAAACCATAACTATATGCTGTTCTTCACCGAAGCCGGCCGTTGCTTCTGGTTAAGGGTTTATGAAATTCCTGAAGGATCAAGGATCAGTAAAGGAAGAGCAATCCAGAACATCATCAATATTCCTAAAGAGGAGAAAATCAAAGCCTTTATCAAGGTTAAAAACCTGAAAGACCAGGAATACCTTGAAAACAATTACATCATTATGTGTACCAAAAAGGGAACGATTAAGAAAACCTCTTTAGAGGCTTATTCGAGACCAAGGGTAAATGGCATCAATGCTATAAACATCAATGAAGGTGATCAGCTGCTTGAAGCAAGTTTGACTACGGGTTCAAGTGAAATTGTAATGGCTTTGCGCTCAGGAAGGGCTATCCGCTTCAATGAAACCAAGGTAAGACCAATGGGCAGAACGGCCACAGGAGTAAGGGGAGTGACACTGGCACATGAAAAAGACGAGGTGATTGGCATGATTGCTGTAGATGATCCAGGAGCAACTGTACTGGTAGTTTCAGAAAAAGGTTATGGTAAACGGACTGATATTGAAGACTACCGTGTTACCAACCGGGGTGGTAAAGGTGTTAAAACCATTAACATTACAGAAAAAACCGGAAACCTTGTTGCTATTAAAAATGTTACTGATGCAGATGATTTAATGATCATCAATAAATCTGGCATCGTAATCAGGATTGTGGTTAGCGAATTAAGGGTAATGGGCCGTGCCACACAGGGCGTCCGTCTGATTAATCTTAAGGGAAGTGATGAGATCGCTTCCGTAGCCAGGATTGAGCACGAAGAAGAGGAAAGCGAAGAGATAGAAAGCCATGTAGTAGTAGATGGTGAACCTGCTGGTGAAGTAGAAGATGAACCGGCTGAAGATGCTGCTGAAGAAGAGGGCGAGGAAGGCGAAGAAAGCGGTGAGGACACTGAAGGAGAGGAAGCTTAAGGAACAAAGAGCCGGATGGCTCATAAATAAACGCAATAAATAAAATAAAAGATGAACCTGATCGTTTCATCAACATTAAAAAACAAAAGATAAAAAGATGAAAAAAGTACTTTTAGGAATGTTGTTTGTAGGTGTCGCCTCACTCGCAAACGCTCAAAAAAGTGAAATCAGCGAAGCCAAAAAAGCATGGAATCTTTTAAGTATTACTTCGGGTAAGACCCTTGCTGATAATTTAAAAGCGCTTAATGACGGGTTAGGGCATACTGATAAAGCTATAGCAAATGAGAAGTCTAAAGATTTACCGGATGCATGGTCTTACAGAGCGCTGTTTGCTTCCAGAATTGCCCTGGTAGATTCAGTAGACCTGAACAATGCCAAGGCCAATCAAAAAATAGCTGAAGAAGCCATTACAAAAGCCAAAGCCTTAGATACCAAAGGCGCTGAAAAAGATAATATTCAAACGGCAAGCGTAAATGTAGAGAATGCTTTAAGAAACAGGGCCATCTATGCTTTCAACAAAAAGAATTTTGAAGGAGCACTGGAAGCTTTTAACGAGATTACCACTAAAAACCCTAACGACACCACCATGTATGTAAATGCTGGTGTAACCGCGAAGGAACTGCAGAATTATCCTGAGGTAGTGCGTAACTTTAAAAAAGCGATTGACCTGAATTATAAAGATTCAAAAGTCCTGTATTCAGAGATCGTGAATATTACTTTTGATAAGATCAAAGACAGCGTTGGCGGACTGGCCATTTTAAAAGAGGCTTCTGCTAAATTCCCTGATGATTCTTATTTCATCGGTATGGAAACTGACCTTTACATTAAAAAAGGAGATATTGAAAAATCTCAGGAAATGCTAACCAAGCTGATCGCCAAAGACCCTAAGAATGCAATTTATCAGTATTTGATGGGGGATACCTATTACAAGCAGGCTTTAGCAATTCAAACCAAAAGAAATGCTTTGGATGTGAAGAAAACTAAAGAATTCAATGAACTGGGTGCGAAAATGACCAAATTAATTGATCAGTCTGTGCCTTATTATAAAGCGGCCTTAGATCTTGATCCAAAAAATGTAAATGCTTTGGAGAACCTGAAGATCATTTACCTGTTTAAAGACGATAAGGTAAATTACGAAGCTATCAATAAAAAACTGGCAGAGTTAAAGCCATAATTCATTCAGAATAACACATTAAAAAGAGGGGTAATTTTTATCCCTCTTTTTTTTTTTTAAGTTTGTACCAAGAACACGTTTTGTATGAGTAAGATATCTTTAGCTGGCAGTATATTCCTGGTTTCATTGAGTTTTAATGTGGCTTTTGCACAAAAAAGCCAACTTCAAATTGCACGTAACAGCGTAGGTAAGCTACAGGTGGCTATAAATGCTAAGCAAGATGCCAAAAAACAACTCAGTGTGCTGGGAGAGGGGGTTAAGGCAGCAGAAGCGGCGCAAAATGACAACAAAACAAAGAAATGGCCGGAAACCTGGGCCATCAAAGCCTATTTGAGTGCTTATATTTCGATTATCGAAACTGATGAAGGGAATGCCGACAGGTATTACAATCTTGCTATTCAGGCATTGGATTCAGCTAAAAGGCTGGACAAATTCCAGGCGAACTATCGTTTAATTGATGCGGCAGCATACAACGTAAACATCAGAAAACAGAAAAAGGGAAATATGGCTTATGCCAAGGGCGATTATGCAGGTGCTTTTGAGTTATTGAAAGAAGTGAGTGATCTTTTACCAAAAGATACGACCATTGCCATCAATGCCGCCTTGTCTGCGCAAAATATCCAATCGTACGATAAGGCATTGTTTTATTTTAAACGCGCTAAGGAGAACGGCATCAAAAATCCTGTTGTGTTCCAGAACATGGCCAGTATCTACAGCTCTAAGTTTGAACATGAACTGGCCATACGTACCCTGGAAGATGGAATCAAAGCAAATCCCTATAATGTATTTTTAACCAACGACTACATCAACCTGTTGCTGGATAACGAAAAATACACAGAAGCCCTGCATGTCATAGAATCAACATTAAAGGTAGAGACGAATAATAAACTGCTGTATTTTCTATACGGTTACCTGCAGCAAAATAAAGCCAACAACAGTACTGCAGAGCTGGCTTACAACCGGGCACTCGGATTGGACGAAAATTATTTTGATGCCTTGTATCAATTGGGATTGGTTTACATCAACTCGGCAAATGAAGCCTTTAAATCAGGAAAACCAGAAGAACGTAACCAGAAATATGTTTCTTACATCAACAGGGCTGAAATTGCTTTATTACAAGCCCACGAGATCAATCAGAACGATAAAGCTACTGTACAGCTGCTGACGGAGATTTACACCCGTAAAAACCGCCTCGATAAAGTTCAGGAACTCAAAGGAAAGCTCGAAGAATTCTAAACAGGCAAATAGCCCGGAATACGGATAATAGGGTTGTATTATCATATATTACTTAACATAATATTAATTATGATTCAAAATGACCGTTATTGAATTGTGCTGGACTATTAGACTTTTTGTGGTTTGCTGGCTATTGTCATACCTGGTTAAATATGACCGGATGAGAATTTTCTCATTAAAATTAAATTAAGATAAAAAATGTTGATATTAATAGCTGAATGGTCAAATAATTGATATGTAATTAACAATCTAAGTTTGCAATATGTTTAATCGTCCTGTCAGAAATATTCATGATTTTTTATTAAGTACTTATTTTGCTGACGGTCTTCGTATTACACTTGGCGTACTTTGCCCATCGCTGGTTTTAGCACAATTTGGCCTGCTACAATACGGAATGACAGTATCACTTGGCGCCCTTTGCGCCAGTGTTGTCGATTCCCCGGGACCAATTGTACACCGCCGGAACGCCATGCTCATTACCACAGGGCTGATTACGGTTACTTTTATTATAGTAGGTTTAACCAATAGTAATATTTATTTCACAGCTGTACTGATTGTCATTTTCAGTTTCATTTTTTCTATGTTTTTCCTGTATGGGAACCGGGCTGCATCCATCGGCACGGCTGTGCTGCTCATTATGGTGCTCAGTATTGATGACCTCAGGCCGTGGCGGGAAGTGCTTTTTTCTTCAGCACTTATTTTCTTTGGAAGCCTATGGTATACAGGTTTAAGTTATTTCTTTTATCGTATACGCCCCTATCGTCTCGTGCAGCAGACTTTAAGTGACTCCATTCATGAAGTCAGTCTTTTTTTAAGGGCAAAAGCCCGGTTTTACCATAAAAATATAGATTACGACGATAATTATGCTGAACTCCTGCAGCTGCAGGTACTGGTACATGAAAAGCAGGACGAAGTGCGTGAAGTCTTGTTCAAAACCCGTGAAATTGTTAGGGAATCTACCCCTGAAGGACGATTTTTACTGCTCGTTTTTGTAGATATGGTAGATCTTTTTGAGCAGGTAATGTCTACTTATTACAACTACAAGCAGCTGCACGAACAGTTTGATGCTTCCGGCATCCTTAAACATTATGAGTCTGTCATTATTAAGATTGCAGATGAACTGGACGATATTGCCTTCGCGCTTAAAACCGGTGCCACCCCTAGCCTGCCCACTTCCTTAATAGAAGATGTGGAGAAACTAAAGAATGAAATCACTGCGCTCGAAACCAATAATACCGATGGAAAATACAATACATTGGGTATCATTGCTTTAAAAAATATAGAGGTCAACATAGAAAACATTCTTTCGCGTGTTAAAACCATCAACAGCTATTTCAATAAAAAAGAAAAAAAGAACCTCAAAACAAGAGATATAGAAATAGACCGTTTTGTGAGCAGACAAAACATTGATGCAAAACTGCTTTACGAGAACATGACCTTCAGTTCTTCAACTTTCAGGCATTCCCTGCGCGTCGCTATTGTAATGCTGATTGGTTTTATTGTGGCCAAAACTTTAAATCTTTCACACAGCTACTGGATATTGCTTACCATCCTGGTAATTTCCAAGCCTGGTTTTAGTTTAACCAAACAACGCAATTACGAAAGGATCATCGGTACGGTTGTCGGTGCTTTCATAGGTATGGGCATTCTGGTGTATGTGCAGGATAAAAATACGTTATTTGTTATCCTTCTTTTTTGTATGATTGGCGCTTACAGTTTTCAGCGTAAAAACTATGTCGTCAGCGTGCTGTTTATGACCCCATATATCCTGGTGTTGTTCGACTTTTTGGGAATGGGTAGTTTATCTATTGCCCGAGAGCGCATTTACGATACCCTGATCGGCTCAGGCATTGCCTTGCTGGCCAGTTATTCTTTGTTTCCTAACTGGGAACACGAGAAACTGAAAGAAGCCATGATAGATACTTTAAAAGCTAATATGAAGTACTTTGAAGAGGTGGTATTGCTGTATGTTGATAAAGTCCATAACCTTACCAATTATAAGGTAGCCCGTAAAGAGGTTTATGTAACTTCAGCCAACCTGGCATCGCTTTTTCAGCGGATGTTTTCTGAGCCTAAAAGCAAACAGATGATGATGACCGAACTGCATCAGTTTACTGCACTTAATCATCTTTTTTCCTCTTATATAGCCACACTTTCACTTTATAAAAAGGAGCACGCCTTTATGGTGGCCAATTTTGATGACCTGAAACCCACCGTTCAAAATACCCTGTACCTGTTAAACCTGTCTGTAGAAAACCTGGAGCACAATAAAGGCCTCAGCAGTAACGTGCCCCTAATCAGGAACAACATTGCTGAATCTATACACGATAAAAATGATGAGATCATTGTAGCAGAGCAAATTGACCTGATCCAGAAGGCTGCTTATGACATATTTAAACTATCAGAAAAAATTAAATTATAGTAGTAAAAGCTAAAAAGCTGAAACTTTGGCGTGTTTTCTGCTGTTATATTAATCAATTAAAAACACAATAATTATCATGGAAAAGTTGTATACAGCCTCGGTTACAGCCAGAGGCGGCCGGAATGGTCATATTAAATCCAGCGATGGGACAATAGAGTTTGATGTAAGAAAGCCAAGGGAAATGGGCGGTCAGGGAGGTGCTACCAATCCTGAGCAATTGTTTGCAGCAGCATGGGGACCTTGTTACTTAGGTGCATTGGCAGCCATAGCTGAACACGATGGGGTCGATACTTCCGAGGCCACAGTTGAAGTACACGTTTCATTTAATCAGGATGGTAATTCATTTTTATTGTCTGCTGATCTGGATGTACATATACCTGGTATTTCACTCGAAGAGGCCCAGCAGCTTGCCGATAAGGCGCATAGGGTATGTCCTTATTCGAAAGCGACCAGGGGCAATATAGAAACAAGGGTAACAGCTATTTAACCAGCTGTTACCTCTTCAGTTTTATTCAGCGTATTTACAGGCCTGCCATTCTTAAAAGCGTCCCGGGTTTTTAATCCCAGCAATTCGAACATGGCCATATCATCTACAAAAGCAGGATTTGGTGTAGTCAGCAGTTTATCCCCGGCAAAAATTGAACTGGCACCGGCCATAAAGCAAAATGCCTGCTCTAGGGTGCTCATTTCATTTCTTCCGGCCGATAAGCGTACCACCGAGTTTGGCATCACAATTCTGGCAGTAGCAATCATTCTCACCATATCCCATATAGGAACGCGTGGCTGATCTTCTAAAGGCGTGCCTTTTACAGGAACCAGAGCGTTTACCGGCACAGATTCAGGATGTGCTTCCATATTAGCCAGCGTTTGCAGCATAGAAACACGGTCTTCCGTAGTTTCTCCCAAGCCAATAATGCCTCCGCTGCAAACGGTTAATTTTGCTTTGCGTACATTTTTAATGGTATTTAAACGGTCATCATAGGTGCGGGTAGAAATGATGCGTTTATAATCGTCTTCGGAAGTATCTATGTTGTGGTTATAGGCGTATAAACCAGCGTCTGCCAGGCGCTGTGCCTGATTCTCGGTAAGCATGCCCAAGGTACAGCACACCTCCATATCCATGGCATTTACGGCTTTAACCATTTCGATAACACGGTCAAAATCGCGGTTGTCACGCACTTCACGCCAGGCAGCGCCCATGCATAAACGTGAGGCCCCTCCCTCCTTCGCCTTTACTGCTGCACTTACCACCTGCCCAAGCTGCATCAGTGGCTGTACTTCCAGGTCGGTATGGTAACGGGCTGCCTGCGGACAATAGGAGCAATCTTCTGCACATCCGCCTGTTTTGATCGAGATCAGTGAGCTTACCTGTACTTCATTGTAATCCTTATTCTCGCGGTGTATGGTTGCAGCTTCATAAACTAAATCCAGAAAGGGCTTATGGTATATAGCCGATATTTCTTCCTTAGTCCAGTTGTGTCTAGTTGGTTGCATATATTGTTTTTAATTAAAGTAAAAGTTTACTTGCCAGTCCCAGCAAGAGCAAAAATCCGAAAACGTCTGTAAATGTTGTAATAATTATTGAAGAAGCAATGGCCGGATCTATGCCAATACGTTTTAAAATAAGTGGAATGCCTGCTCCAGTAATACCGGCAATCAGTAAGTTCCCACTCATGGCCAGAAAAATAACCAATCCTAACAGTGGATTACTGTCAAAAAACAAAGCGAATAAAAATACGATCAAACCCGTGCAGGCTCCATTGATTACCCCTACCGTAAGTTCTTTGAGCACTGTTCTATAAGCCTGATTATCCGTCAAATCATATAGTGAAATCCTTCTTACCGTTACCGCAAGGGCTTGTGTGGCGGCATTTCCACCCATACCGGCAATAATGGTCATGTAGGCAGGCAACACAGCGATCAGTTTAATGGTGGGTTCAAAATGGCGGATTACACCGGAAGCAAGAAAGGCTGTGCCAAGGTTCAGGATTAGCCAGGGAAGACGGGATTTTACCGCTTCTACCCAGTTACCACTCAGTTCCTCGTCTTCTGATACCCCGGATATTTTTAAGATATCTTCCGTATTCTCATCTTCCAGTACATCGATTACGTCGTCAAAAGTTACCCGCCCCAATAGTTTCATGTCTTTGTCCAGTACGGGGATACTGGTAATATTGTATTGAGAGATTAGCCTTGCCACTTCTTCCTGGTCTGTGTCCGGGTATACCCAGGCTACTTCAGATTTTACCAGTTCTGTTATCTTTGCATTTCCCTTGGCTTTAATGATGTCCTTCAAAGAAACAATACCCTGAAAGGTATTGTCGTCATTTATCACAAATATCGTATAGAATTCTTCTATTTCTTCGCTTTGGCGGATGATCTCATCAATTGCGTCCTTCTTGGTCAGGTTCAGGTTAATCCGGATAAACTGTGTGTTCATCAAACCACCAGCGGTTTCTTCGTGGTAGCTTAAGAGGTTCCTGATATTCGACGCATCATCTTCGCTCAGATCGGCCAGGATTTCTTTCTGCTCATGCTCCTCCAGTTGCGAAATGATGTCTGTGGCATCATCATAATCCAGCTCTTCAACGATTTCGGTTCGCTTATCCGGATGTAACTGCAACAGCAATTCTTCAGGATGTGATTCCTCGTGCATTTCAGCAATGACTTCCGAAGCCGTTTCTACATCCAGTAGATTGATGATCCTTTGCTGCTCATCTTTATTCAGGCTCTCGAATAAAATGGCGATCTCAGAGGCATGATATTCCCCAAGAAGAGCTTTGAGCTGTTCATCATCACCGTTTAAGGCTACCTTAATCTTAGAGACATCTGTCCTGTCCAGATCGAAAGATTGCATACGCCGGTAAAGGTAATAATAATCGGTTCTATTTAAACCATCCCTTGCGCCAGAAATATAGGATTTGTAATACCGCAATGGCGGCCATCACAAGCATGGTGTATAAGTAGCCATGTTCCTGGTACAATTCAGGCATATTTTGTGGCAATACTTTGCCGGTAACCGGATCTTCAATGGCAAAGTTCATCCCATAAATACCCGCAATAAAAGTTAAAGGGATGAATATAGATGAAATGATGGTCAAGACCTTCATGATCTCGTTCATCCTGTTGCTGATGATGGAAAGGTACATGTCGATATTACTGGCAGAAATCTCCTTTAAAGACTCTACAATATCAATGATCTGTATGCAATGGTCGTAAGCGTCCCTGATGTACATCTTCGTCTGATCAGGGATCAGCAGGCTGTCGCTTCTTAGTATATCGTTCAGTTTGTCCCGTTCCGGCCATACTACGCGCCTCATATTGATCAGGTTCCGTTTTACAATTTGGGTGTCAAACATCACTGTGCGGTCTGGCTTATCGAACAAACGGTCTTCAATCAGGTCCAACTCATCACCCCAGGCACCCAGGATTTCAAAATAGGTATCAATGATGATGTCCATCAAAGCATACATCAGGTAACTGCTTCCGGCAATCCTGATGTTCCCTTTTCCTACTCTTAAGCGGTTCCTTATGGGCTCCAGACAGTCTTCATAGCCTTCCTGCAAAGTGAATAACGCGTTTTCCATTAAAATAAAGGAAACCTGCTCGTTATCAAGGTTCTTGTGTTCATCAAAATGGAGCATTCTGCTGATGGCGAAATCATATTTACCATACTCCTCCAGCTTCGGGCGCTGATAAGTCCGCGTGATGTCTTCCAAAACCAGCTTGCTGATGCCGAAATCGCTGTTCAGGGTTTCAAACATCGCCACGGAATTGAAACCTTTGATCTCTATCCAGTAATTGAACTCTTTATTCGCCAGTATCCGGGATAAATTTTCAATATTATCCAGTTCTTTAACTGCATAATGATGGTCGTTATAACTGTGAAAAGTAATGACAGGCTTTAAAGAATGCTCATCAATATACACCAAGCCCGGACTGGAGCCGGCTACTGGTAAAGAGTAGTGTTTGCGTTTGCGCTTGTGTTTTGCCGGTTTAGCCATAACTCAAAAATAGTTTTTAGCCTGAGGGCCCTGGTTAAACAACAGATCAATCATACTTAGGTTTGGTTTAAAGCCCTGCCTGTCATCAAAAACCTGGAAATATGGCTTAAAATTAGTAGCTATAGTATTTTTCTTGAAATGTAGTTTTGACCTGAAATCCAGTTCGGGTTCAACCTCTTTAACGTACTCCGTTGTAAAATGAAGATCAGGCTGAACTTTTAACTGTTTAAACAACCACTCCAGCAACTGAAAATTAAAATCAAACAGGTAATCAAATGGCTGCTGGTAAAAACGGATAAATTCGTCTTCGTAATATTCAAAATAGGCTGAATTTCGGTAACAGCTTTCAAAACTCTTCCAATGCAGCCTTTGCCAGTTAAAATCATTACTGATTTTCACATCTTTAACTTTGGTATGTACCTTAGCGCCCTTAAGTACTGGAACAATCAGGTCCAGAACGCCATTTGGCGAATATATCCTTGCCCGGTTCCTATAGGTCTGTTTAGGAAAATGCTCTTCTTTTTCCATTAAAAAATTGTAATTCAATTCTTTTAAACCAGAAAAATAAGCGACTGGCGGAAGATAAAAAAGTGGGAATATAGCTAAACTTTGCATCTGATATTTTATGTTTGC
This window of the Pedobacter africanus genome carries:
- the bioB gene encoding biotin synthase BioB, giving the protein MQPTRHNWTKEEISAIYHKPFLDLVYEAATIHRENKDYNEVQVSSLISIKTGGCAEDCSYCPQAARYHTDLEVQPLMQLGQVVSAAVKAKEGGASRLCMGAAWREVRDNRDFDRVIEMVKAVNAMDMEVCCTLGMLTENQAQRLADAGLYAYNHNIDTSEDDYKRIISTRTYDDRLNTIKNVRKAKLTVCSGGIIGLGETTEDRVSMLQTLANMEAHPESVPVNALVPVKGTPLEDQPRVPIWDMVRMIATARIVMPNSVVRLSAGRNEMSTLEQAFCFMAGASSIFAGDKLLTTPNPAFVDDMAMFELLGLKTRDAFKNGRPVNTLNKTEEVTAG
- a CDS encoding tetratricopeptide repeat protein; translated protein: MSKISLAGSIFLVSLSFNVAFAQKSQLQIARNSVGKLQVAINAKQDAKKQLSVLGEGVKAAEAAQNDNKTKKWPETWAIKAYLSAYISIIETDEGNADRYYNLAIQALDSAKRLDKFQANYRLIDAAAYNVNIRKQKKGNMAYAKGDYAGAFELLKEVSDLLPKDTTIAINAALSAQNIQSYDKALFYFKRAKENGIKNPVVFQNMASIYSSKFEHELAIRTLEDGIKANPYNVFLTNDYINLLLDNEKYTEALHVIESTLKVETNNKLLYFLYGYLQQNKANNSTAELAYNRALGLDENYFDALYQLGLVYINSANEAFKSGKPEERNQKYVSYINRAEIALLQAHEINQNDKATVQLLTEIYTRKNRLDKVQELKGKLEEF
- a CDS encoding organic hydroperoxide resistance protein, with product MEKLYTASVTARGGRNGHIKSSDGTIEFDVRKPREMGGQGGATNPEQLFAAAWGPCYLGALAAIAEHDGVDTSEATVEVHVSFNQDGNSFLLSADLDVHIPGISLEEAQQLADKAHRVCPYSKATRGNIETRVTAI
- the mgtE gene encoding magnesium transporter, whose product is MQSFDLDRTDVSKIKVALNGDDEQLKALLGEYHASEIAILFESLNKDEQQRIINLLDVETASEVIAEMHEESHPEELLLQLHPDKRTEIVEELDYDDATDIISQLEEHEQKEILADLSEDDASNIRNLLSYHEETAGGLMNTQFIRINLNLTKKDAIDEIIRQSEEIEEFYTIFVINDDNTFQGIVSLKDIIKAKGNAKITELVKSEVAWVYPDTDQEEVARLISQYNITSIPVLDKDMKLLGRVTFDDVIDVLEDENTEDILKISGVSEDEELSGNWVEAVKSRLPWLILNLGTAFLASGVIRHFEPTIKLIAVLPAYMTIIAGMGGNAATQALAVTVRRISLYDLTDNQAYRTVLKELTVGVINGACTGLIVFLFALFFDSNPLLGLVIFLAMSGNLLIAGITGAGIPLILKRIGIDPAIASSIIITTFTDVFGFLLLLGLASKLLL
- a CDS encoding FUSC family protein, coding for MFNRPVRNIHDFLLSTYFADGLRITLGVLCPSLVLAQFGLLQYGMTVSLGALCASVVDSPGPIVHRRNAMLITTGLITVTFIIVGLTNSNIYFTAVLIVIFSFIFSMFFLYGNRAASIGTAVLLIMVLSIDDLRPWREVLFSSALIFFGSLWYTGLSYFFYRIRPYRLVQQTLSDSIHEVSLFLRAKARFYHKNIDYDDNYAELLQLQVLVHEKQDEVREVLFKTREIVRESTPEGRFLLLVFVDMVDLFEQVMSTYYNYKQLHEQFDASGILKHYESVIIKIADELDDIAFALKTGATPSLPTSLIEDVEKLKNEITALETNNTDGKYNTLGIIALKNIEVNIENILSRVKTINSYFNKKEKKNLKTRDIEIDRFVSRQNIDAKLLYENMTFSSSTFRHSLRVAIVMLIGFIVAKTLNLSHSYWILLTILVISKPGFSLTKQRNYERIIGTVVGAFIGMGILVYVQDKNTLFVILLFCMIGAYSFQRKNYVVSVLFMTPYILVLFDFLGMGSLSIARERIYDTLIGSGIALLASYSLFPNWEHEKLKEAMIDTLKANMKYFEEVVLLYVDKVHNLTNYKVARKEVYVTSANLASLFQRMFSEPKSKQMMMTELHQFTALNHLFSSYIATLSLYKKEHAFMVANFDDLKPTVQNTLYLLNLSVENLEHNKGLSSNVPLIRNNIAESIHDKNDEIIVAEQIDLIQKAAYDIFKLSEKIKL